The proteins below come from a single Roseiflexus sp. RS-1 genomic window:
- the uvrA gene encoding excinuclease ABC subunit UvrA: MAKDAIVIKGAREHNLKGIDLEIPRDKLVVLTGVSGSGKSSLAFDTLYAEGQRRYVESLSAYARQFLGQMEKPKVDYIGGLSPAIAIEQKSASKNPRSTVGTVTEIYDYLRLLYARVGTQHCHMCGRPVSSQSAEQIVNRVLTLPAGTRFMVLAPLVSQRKGEYKDVFAEARAEGFARVRVDGEIRDLASEIKLNKKVKHTIEIVVDRLTILAREGATDQSHVPSAPIGKAQAGAQSDWDAFVSRLTDSVEQALRVGEGQLVISIQNPSGGTEEWLMSEANTCVHCGISFPELSPQMFSFNSPQGACPECTGLGVRMEVDPLLLVPNPSLTLHEGAVTYWGELRKKRDSWGYRALLAIAHHYGFDLDTPWEQLSEQARHVIIYGSGKERIRFRWGDETSDSRGEFMRPWEGLASEIRRRYQQTGSDYTREYYQSFMSEQPCPACDGARLRPESLAVRVGGWSLRDVTRLTITGAMAWVHALSGMPVDPSHLAALNGHVAGNGAIPHLSVTPLSDYQMAIVSDVLKEIRERLGFLLNVGLHYLTLERPAPTLSGGEAQRIRLASQIGSGLVGVTYILDEPSIGLHQRDNRKLLDTLLKLRDLGNTVVVVEHDLETMQAADWIIDFGPGAGVKGGEVVAAGPPDLIAANPGSLTGAYLSGRLDIPIPQQRRTARVRPVADTAQDAPRRRRRTDHATDQADGPWLELEGATMNNLRDVTVRFPLGVFICVTGVSGSGKSSLITETLYPALANRLNRAQLKPGPFRTLRGLEHLDKVIDIDQQPIGRTPRSNPATYVKLFDLIRELFASTNEAKLRGYNAGRFSFNLKGGRCEACEGNGEKRIDMQFLADVWVRCDVCKGKRYNRETLQVRYKGKSIADVLDMDVQTALEFFDNVPRIRRILQTLHDVGLDYIKLGQSATTLSGGEAQRVKLAKELARTATGRTMYILDEPTTGLHFADVQRLLTVLHRLVDAGNTVLVIEHNLDVIKTADWIIDMGPEGGDGGGRVVATGTPEEVALIEESHTGRFLREILHHHNIVARGVLE, translated from the coding sequence ATGGCAAAAGACGCCATCGTTATCAAGGGTGCGCGTGAGCACAATCTGAAGGGCATCGACCTCGAAATCCCACGCGACAAACTGGTTGTGCTGACCGGCGTCTCAGGTTCGGGAAAGTCGTCGCTGGCGTTCGATACGCTGTATGCCGAAGGACAGCGCCGGTACGTCGAGTCGCTCTCGGCATACGCCCGTCAGTTTCTCGGGCAGATGGAGAAGCCGAAAGTCGATTACATCGGCGGTCTCTCGCCGGCGATTGCCATCGAGCAGAAGAGCGCGTCGAAGAATCCGCGCTCGACCGTCGGCACCGTCACCGAGATCTACGACTATCTGCGCCTGCTGTACGCTCGCGTTGGAACGCAGCACTGCCACATGTGCGGGCGACCGGTCAGTTCGCAAAGCGCCGAGCAGATCGTCAACCGCGTGCTGACGTTGCCGGCTGGCACACGCTTCATGGTGCTGGCGCCGCTCGTGTCGCAACGCAAAGGCGAGTACAAGGACGTGTTCGCCGAAGCGCGCGCCGAGGGATTCGCGCGGGTGCGCGTCGATGGCGAAATACGCGACCTGGCAAGCGAAATCAAACTCAACAAGAAGGTCAAGCATACTATCGAGATTGTGGTTGATCGTTTGACCATACTGGCACGCGAAGGTGCAACCGATCAGTCGCATGTTCCGAGCGCCCCGATCGGAAAAGCGCAGGCAGGGGCGCAGAGCGATTGGGATGCATTCGTCTCTCGCCTGACCGATAGTGTCGAACAGGCGCTGCGTGTTGGCGAGGGGCAACTGGTTATCAGCATCCAGAATCCATCCGGTGGCACAGAAGAATGGTTGATGAGCGAAGCCAACACCTGCGTCCACTGTGGCATTTCGTTTCCTGAACTGTCGCCGCAGATGTTTTCGTTCAACAGTCCGCAGGGCGCCTGCCCCGAATGCACCGGTCTCGGCGTTCGGATGGAGGTGGACCCGCTGCTGCTCGTGCCCAACCCATCATTGACCCTGCACGAGGGTGCGGTGACCTACTGGGGCGAACTGCGCAAGAAACGCGATTCGTGGGGGTACCGGGCGTTGCTGGCAATTGCGCATCACTACGGCTTCGATCTCGATACGCCATGGGAACAACTCAGCGAGCAGGCACGCCACGTCATTATCTATGGCAGCGGAAAGGAACGAATTCGCTTTCGCTGGGGCGACGAAACCAGTGATAGTCGTGGTGAGTTCATGCGTCCCTGGGAGGGACTGGCAAGTGAAATTCGTCGCCGCTATCAACAGACCGGCAGTGATTACACCCGCGAGTATTACCAGAGTTTTATGAGCGAACAACCCTGCCCGGCATGCGACGGTGCGCGTCTGCGCCCCGAAAGCCTGGCGGTCAGGGTCGGCGGGTGGTCGCTGCGCGATGTGACGCGCCTGACGATTACCGGTGCGATGGCATGGGTGCACGCCCTGAGCGGCATGCCGGTAGACCCGTCGCATCTGGCGGCATTGAACGGGCATGTCGCAGGCAATGGCGCCATACCCCACCTCAGTGTGACACCACTGAGCGACTACCAGATGGCGATTGTCAGCGATGTGCTCAAGGAGATCCGCGAGCGCCTGGGGTTCCTGCTCAATGTCGGTCTGCATTACCTCACCCTCGAACGCCCCGCGCCAACCCTCTCCGGCGGCGAGGCGCAGCGTATTCGCCTGGCATCACAGATCGGCTCCGGTCTCGTCGGCGTCACCTATATCCTCGATGAACCGAGCATCGGGCTGCACCAGCGCGACAATCGCAAACTGCTCGATACGCTGCTGAAACTGCGCGATCTGGGCAATACCGTCGTCGTCGTCGAGCACGACCTGGAAACCATGCAGGCGGCTGACTGGATCATCGACTTCGGTCCTGGGGCAGGCGTCAAGGGGGGCGAGGTGGTCGCAGCCGGTCCTCCTGACCTGATCGCCGCAAACCCTGGCTCCCTGACCGGCGCATACCTGTCCGGGCGATTGGACATTCCGATCCCGCAGCAGCGCCGCACTGCGCGGGTGCGCCCGGTTGCCGATACGGCGCAGGACGCGCCGCGCCGTCGTCGCCGGACTGATCACGCAACCGACCAGGCGGATGGTCCGTGGCTCGAACTCGAAGGCGCAACCATGAATAATCTGCGCGACGTGACCGTTCGTTTTCCGCTCGGCGTCTTCATCTGCGTGACCGGCGTCTCCGGGTCGGGAAAATCATCGCTGATCACCGAAACGCTCTACCCTGCGCTGGCAAACCGCCTGAACCGCGCGCAGTTGAAGCCGGGACCGTTCCGTACATTGCGTGGGCTGGAACATCTCGATAAGGTGATCGATATCGACCAGCAACCGATTGGGCGAACCCCGCGCTCCAACCCGGCAACATACGTCAAACTGTTCGACCTGATCCGCGAACTGTTCGCTTCGACCAATGAGGCGAAACTGCGCGGCTACAACGCCGGGCGCTTTTCGTTCAACCTGAAGGGCGGGCGTTGCGAAGCCTGCGAGGGGAATGGCGAAAAGCGCATCGACATGCAGTTCCTGGCGGATGTCTGGGTGCGCTGCGATGTCTGTAAGGGGAAACGGTACAACCGTGAAACATTGCAGGTCAGGTACAAGGGCAAGTCCATTGCTGACGTGCTCGACATGGACGTGCAGACGGCGCTGGAGTTCTTCGACAATGTGCCGCGCATCAGGCGCATCCTGCAAACGCTCCACGACGTCGGTCTGGACTACATCAAACTCGGTCAGTCGGCGACGACCCTTTCCGGCGGCGAGGCGCAGCGGGTGAAACTGGCGAAAGAACTGGCGCGCACTGCTACCGGTCGCACCATGTATATTCTGGATGAACCAACGACCGGGCTGCACTTCGCCGATGTACAACGCCTGTTGACAGTGCTGCACCGCCTGGTCGATGCAGGCAACACCGTGCTCGTCATCGAGCACAACCTGGACGTTATCAAAACCGCAGACTGGATCATCGACATGGGACCGGAAGGCGGCGACGGGGGTGGCAGAGTCGTGGCGACCGGCACACCCGAAGAAGTGGCGCTGATCGAGGAGTCGCACACCGGTCGATTCCTGCGCGAGATCCTGCACCACCACAACATCGTTGCCAGGGGCGTGCTTGAGTGA
- a CDS encoding DUF4190 domain-containing protein, producing the protein MNTPTPTNRLAIVSFVSGFLSLLSMAGMFGLLRFGLTAHDLIITLIDRVIIPLRNFCMIAAVVTGILALREIRRKEGAEKGKLLAWSGIALGTVWIVLMILVGLAFLWGMLQQ; encoded by the coding sequence ATGAACACTCCTACCCCCACCAACCGGCTGGCAATTGTCAGTTTTGTGAGCGGATTTCTGTCCCTTCTTAGCATGGCCGGGATGTTTGGGTTGCTCCGCTTCGGATTGACTGCACATGATCTGATCATAACGCTGATTGACCGGGTGATTATACCGCTGCGCAATTTCTGTATGATTGCAGCAGTGGTGACAGGCATCCTTGCGCTCAGGGAGATCAGGCGGAAAGAGGGCGCTGAGAAGGGAAAACTGCTGGCGTGGTCGGGCATCGCGCTCGGCACTGTCTGGATCGTGTTGATGATACTGGTTGGTCTGGCGTTTCTTTGGGGAATGCTCCAACAATGA
- a CDS encoding MFS transporter yields MNAPGIHRWRALETGARRYLLHLAILTLSLSVVVLYYNLAVVALGYSRGFLGILQTVTQGVAALLSLPLWLSVQRLGLRRALAASVVLYAVGLLLFAALPQAASLIVSAAFMGMAAVLAQVTAAPLMMRLSNDATRDYLFSASAAIAIGLNGIGNLGAGFLADAVAYLLNVPPDSGVTYRAVFAIAGIGALASLPPLLLLREPEHPLASPSSESVAAPTETDAHSSSAPPWLARARPWFRRLPTPLQALMRKPALVVKLLLPPFLISWGAALLIPYLNLYFREQFGLDNRALGALFAGFDVATGLAALTGPALAARLGKIHTVVVTRAVGIPLLLLLGAASDLWLAIIAALARVVAFNMAAPLYDAYAMEQTEERARPFMIGLLGAAYSAGFLIAPLISTFVQERYGFRPLFVATAALYALSVLVTWRFFDHRVS; encoded by the coding sequence TTGAATGCACCAGGTATCCATCGCTGGCGCGCGCTAGAAACTGGCGCGCGTCGCTATCTCCTGCACCTGGCGATCCTCACGCTCAGCCTGTCGGTGGTGGTGCTGTACTACAACCTGGCAGTTGTGGCGCTGGGGTATTCGCGCGGTTTTCTTGGCATTTTGCAGACGGTGACGCAGGGTGTGGCAGCGCTGTTGAGCCTGCCGCTCTGGTTAAGCGTGCAGCGCCTGGGGTTGCGCCGCGCGCTTGCGGCATCGGTAGTGCTGTACGCTGTTGGGCTGCTGCTGTTCGCCGCGCTGCCGCAGGCAGCGTCGCTGATCGTATCTGCCGCATTCATGGGAATGGCTGCGGTGCTGGCGCAGGTGACGGCAGCGCCCCTCATGATGCGCCTCAGCAATGATGCAACCCGCGATTATCTGTTCAGCGCCAGCGCTGCGATCGCTATCGGCTTGAATGGCATTGGCAACCTCGGCGCCGGGTTCCTTGCCGATGCAGTCGCGTATCTGCTCAATGTTCCGCCCGACAGCGGCGTGACCTATCGCGCGGTATTTGCCATTGCCGGGATCGGCGCACTGGCATCGCTCCCGCCGTTGTTGCTGCTTCGTGAACCAGAGCATCCATTGGCGTCACCGTCGTCGGAAAGCGTCGCCGCTCCGACGGAAACAGATGCGCACTCCAGCAGCGCACCTCCCTGGCTGGCTCGTGCCCGACCATGGTTCAGGCGTCTACCCACGCCGCTGCAGGCACTGATGCGCAAACCGGCGCTGGTGGTCAAACTTTTGCTGCCGCCCTTCCTGATCTCATGGGGGGCAGCGCTGCTCATTCCCTATCTCAACCTCTACTTCCGCGAGCAGTTTGGTCTTGACAACCGCGCGCTCGGTGCGCTTTTCGCCGGGTTCGATGTGGCGACCGGACTGGCGGCATTGACCGGTCCGGCACTGGCGGCGCGCCTGGGGAAGATCCATACCGTGGTCGTGACCCGCGCTGTTGGGATTCCGCTCCTGCTTCTGTTGGGCGCCGCCTCCGACCTGTGGCTGGCAATCATCGCCGCACTGGCGCGCGTCGTTGCCTTCAATATGGCAGCGCCGCTCTACGATGCCTATGCGATGGAACAAACCGAAGAGCGCGCGCGACCGTTCATGATTGGACTGCTGGGGGCGGCATATAGCGCCGGGTTTCTCATTGCACCCCTGATCAGCACGTTCGTTCAGGAACGGTACGGTTTCAGACCGCTGTTCGTTGCGACAGCGGCGCTGTACGCACTTTCGGTTCTGGTGACGTGGCGATTCTTCGACCATCGTGTTTCTTGA
- a CDS encoding TRAP transporter permease → MSIAANAQNNETPDTNEVISQEKVEQLIEEFENEAATRKLSGAWAWIAGIVAAALSIYALYWTQAIITTQVYRATFLMLVLALTFFYFPLRKAARAKVPWYDVVLAALGAASMIYLSLNFREALQRVTQPTPTELVMGAIMLLLVLEATRRTTGMALTLVAIFSILYALFGYVFPEPFDHRGISLQRLIGTNYLTLQGVFGVPLDVAATFIVLFTIYGAVLEYSGAGKFFIDWSFAALGKSKSGAGPGRTVAAAGFLLGTVSGSGVATTVTLGSLSWPMLRKAGYDKTVAAGMLAASGIGATLSPPTLGAAAFLIAEYLDISYLDVLIMAIVPTLLYYLSIVLMIEADSRRMKTQPVEFKTEPLWDLTRKFGYHFSSLFAVAILMAFGYTPFMAVYWSIVIAFCLSFLRPETRLSSLKALAAGVALAVVLMALERIGVLQRMNESVAVFWGLMLTVVIAAGMALYKRVRAIPGEDENMRILRALEYGGRSVVSIAATTACAGIIVSAVTLTGLGLKISGMIVSLGGGYILTTVFFAAVAVWILGLAVPVTASYILAAVMIVPALRQVGVPEPAAHMFIFYYAVLADVSPPTALAPMAAAAITGGRPWPSMFMAWKYCLPGFLVPFMFTMTIDGTSLLLLLQQVGQDAGKVALAFEPAWYEAFAAGGWVTITVTFLTSCVAVGALAVTFGGWLIRQANLVERIIMGIGGLAMLYADLGADAVGFGLFLVGLLIHVVRVRQMRQTEPVAVAATEAETLRERSVG, encoded by the coding sequence ATGAGCATTGCCGCCAACGCTCAGAACAATGAGACGCCTGACACGAACGAGGTTATCAGCCAGGAGAAGGTCGAGCAACTTATCGAGGAGTTCGAGAACGAAGCGGCGACACGTAAACTGAGCGGCGCATGGGCGTGGATTGCCGGAATTGTTGCGGCAGCGCTCTCGATCTACGCGCTGTACTGGACGCAGGCGATCATTACCACGCAGGTCTATCGCGCCACATTTCTGATGCTCGTTCTGGCGTTGACCTTCTTCTACTTTCCGTTGCGCAAAGCGGCGCGCGCGAAGGTTCCCTGGTATGATGTCGTGCTGGCAGCGCTGGGCGCTGCCAGTATGATTTATCTGAGCCTCAATTTTCGTGAGGCATTGCAACGTGTGACGCAACCCACCCCGACCGAACTGGTCATGGGCGCCATTATGTTGCTGCTGGTGCTGGAAGCCACCCGGCGCACAACTGGGATGGCGCTGACGCTGGTGGCGATCTTCTCGATCCTCTATGCCTTGTTCGGGTATGTCTTTCCTGAACCGTTCGACCATCGCGGCATCTCACTGCAACGTCTGATCGGCACCAACTATCTGACGTTGCAGGGCGTGTTTGGCGTTCCGCTCGATGTCGCCGCTACCTTTATCGTGTTGTTTACCATCTATGGCGCAGTGCTGGAGTACAGCGGCGCAGGGAAGTTCTTCATCGACTGGTCGTTCGCAGCGCTGGGCAAATCGAAGAGCGGCGCCGGTCCGGGGCGAACCGTAGCGGCTGCCGGGTTCCTGCTGGGCACTGTGTCGGGCAGCGGTGTGGCGACGACCGTGACGCTGGGGTCGCTTTCGTGGCCTATGCTGCGCAAAGCAGGGTACGACAAAACCGTCGCAGCCGGGATGCTGGCGGCATCAGGGATCGGGGCCACGCTTTCGCCGCCGACGCTTGGTGCGGCAGCGTTCCTGATCGCCGAGTATCTCGATATTTCGTATCTCGATGTGTTGATCATGGCGATTGTGCCGACGCTGCTCTACTATCTATCGATCGTTCTGATGATCGAAGCTGATTCGCGCCGGATGAAGACGCAACCGGTGGAGTTCAAGACCGAGCCGCTCTGGGATCTGACACGCAAGTTTGGCTATCATTTCTCGTCGCTGTTTGCTGTTGCAATCCTGATGGCGTTTGGCTATACGCCGTTCATGGCGGTCTACTGGTCAATTGTCATCGCTTTCTGTCTCAGCTTCCTTCGCCCTGAGACGCGCCTCTCGTCACTGAAAGCGCTGGCTGCTGGCGTTGCGCTGGCGGTCGTGCTGATGGCGCTGGAGAGGATCGGCGTGCTGCAGCGTATGAATGAATCGGTGGCGGTCTTCTGGGGGTTGATGCTGACGGTTGTGATTGCGGCGGGTATGGCGCTCTATAAGCGGGTGCGCGCCATTCCAGGCGAAGACGAAAATATGCGCATTCTCCGCGCGCTTGAATATGGCGGGCGGAGTGTGGTGTCGATTGCTGCGACCACTGCCTGCGCCGGCATCATCGTCTCCGCAGTGACATTGACCGGTCTGGGGTTGAAGATTTCGGGCATGATTGTGAGCCTGGGCGGCGGTTATATCCTGACAACGGTCTTCTTTGCGGCAGTTGCAGTCTGGATTCTGGGGCTGGCAGTGCCGGTCACGGCATCGTACATTCTGGCGGCAGTGATGATTGTGCCGGCGTTGCGGCAGGTGGGGGTGCCGGAGCCTGCTGCGCATATGTTCATCTTCTACTACGCAGTGCTTGCCGATGTGTCGCCGCCGACGGCGCTGGCGCCGATGGCAGCCGCAGCAATTACCGGCGGTCGTCCGTGGCCCTCGATGTTCATGGCATGGAAGTACTGTCTGCCGGGTTTTCTAGTGCCGTTCATGTTTACGATGACGATCGATGGCACGAGTCTGCTCCTGTTGTTGCAGCAGGTCGGTCAGGATGCGGGCAAGGTGGCGCTGGCATTCGAACCTGCCTGGTATGAGGCGTTTGCCGCTGGCGGATGGGTGACAATTACGGTCACGTTTCTGACCAGTTGTGTGGCGGTCGGTGCGCTTGCAGTCACGTTTGGCGGCTGGTTGATCCGTCAGGCGAACCTTGTCGAGCGCATCATTATGGGCATTGGCGGTCTGGCGATGCTGTACGCCGACCTGGGTGCGGATGCTGTCGGGTTTGGGCTGTTTCTGGTCGGGTTGCTGATCCACGTGGTGCGGGTGCGTCAGATGCGTCAAACTGAGCCGGTCGCTGTCGCCGCAACGGAAGCGGAAACGCTGCGCGAACGGTCGGTCGGGTGA
- a CDS encoding aldo/keto reductase, with translation MTHASHSLPLRPLGQTGFQVTPICIGCAPLGNMPETFAYSVAEDQAIATLTEAFRSPINFLDTAAAYGDGESERRIGVVLRNLGGLPPGFVLATKADRDLTTGDFSGDQIRRSVERSLALLGLDRLQFVYIHDPEHTTFENVMGKGGPLEVLQRFQAEGVIEHIGISGGPIPMLIRYVETGAFMAVETHNRYTLLNRSAEPLLDVASRRGVAVVNAAPYGSGILAKGPDAYARYAYQDAPPALVERTRALAAICQEYGVPLAAAALQFSLRDPRITSTVVGVSKPERIAATLELARIPIPDELWQRLDAVGFDTNDPEEHRFT, from the coding sequence ATGACACACGCATCACACTCCCTGCCGCTCCGCCCGCTCGGTCAAACTGGTTTCCAGGTAACGCCGATCTGCATCGGGTGCGCACCACTCGGAAATATGCCCGAAACCTTTGCCTACAGTGTTGCCGAAGATCAGGCGATTGCAACCCTGACCGAAGCGTTCCGCAGTCCGATCAATTTCCTGGACACCGCTGCGGCATACGGCGATGGTGAAAGCGAACGCCGGATCGGGGTCGTATTGCGCAACCTGGGTGGTCTTCCGCCTGGATTCGTGCTGGCGACCAAAGCCGACCGCGATCTGACGACTGGCGATTTCAGCGGCGACCAGATCCGGCGCTCGGTCGAGCGCAGCCTGGCATTACTGGGACTCGACCGCCTGCAATTCGTGTACATCCACGACCCGGAGCACACGACGTTCGAGAATGTGATGGGGAAAGGCGGTCCACTTGAGGTCTTGCAGCGTTTCCAGGCAGAAGGGGTGATCGAACACATCGGCATTTCCGGTGGTCCGATTCCTATGCTCATCCGTTACGTCGAAACCGGTGCATTTATGGCGGTTGAGACGCACAATCGCTACACGTTGCTGAACCGGTCGGCGGAACCACTGCTCGATGTTGCATCCAGGCGCGGAGTGGCCGTGGTCAATGCAGCGCCGTATGGCAGCGGCATCCTGGCGAAGGGACCGGACGCCTATGCGCGCTATGCGTACCAGGATGCGCCGCCGGCGCTGGTTGAACGAACGCGCGCCCTGGCAGCGATCTGCCAGGAGTACGGCGTGCCGTTGGCGGCTGCCGCGCTCCAGTTCTCACTGCGCGATCCACGCATTACATCAACCGTTGTGGGCGTCAGCAAGCCGGAGCGAATTGCAGCTACCCTGGAACTGGCGCGCATCCCCATCCCCGACGAACTCTGGCAGCGCCTCGATGCAGTGGGGTTCGATACGAACGACCCGGAAGAGCATCGGTTCACGTAA
- a CDS encoding nucleotidyltransferase domain-containing protein, translating into MQDVLAQVRAIITGEVEQEGYRVLRILLFGSRARGDARPDSDWDFFVITDREPSRQEKAEIASRLSCRFAELGFYADVLFQSEALVQARKGNTGFLTYYVLKEGVPV; encoded by the coding sequence ATGCAAGATGTGTTAGCGCAAGTCAGGGCAATCATCACCGGGGAAGTGGAGCAGGAAGGGTATCGAGTGCTTCGCATCCTGCTCTTCGGTAGCCGGGCCCGCGGCGACGCCCGCCCCGACAGCGACTGGGACTTCTTTGTCATCACCGACCGGGAACCCTCTCGGCAAGAAAAGGCAGAGATTGCATCGAGGCTCAGCTGCCGATTTGCAGAACTTGGCTTTTACGCGGATGTTCTCTTCCAGTCAGAGGCGCTCGTTCAGGCCCGTAAAGGCAATACCGGTTTTCTCACCTACTATGTGCTGAAAGAAGGAGTGCCAGTATGA
- a CDS encoding BCD family MFS transporter produces the protein MRWTTIFRLGLINVAVALTAVPIESTLNRIMISELRLPASLVALLIALPYAFSPIQIWIGSFSDRHPLLGLRRTPYTIIGLLLCAGGSALSPTAAFAMAENFWLGLPLGILAFGAWGMGFNFATVSYLALATELSGEEYRARTVGVMWFMLIVGVIIAGVSLSRMLRDYTPDALFTAFYVVCGVALLIGIAALWRLEERDRAPRTPERRSFAQMIATVAGTPQARLFFVYLVLLLIAILGQDVLLEPFAADVFGAPVEVTTRYTSIWGMALLIGLLVTSPIARRRGKPFAAAIGGSLVALGLALIAASGFLNIPAIFIPSLIMFGFGSGVSTAANLSLMLDMTIPGQIGAFVGAWGVANSMARLLGTVLSGVTRDALTNLLDSRMLGYVVVFSLQAVAMVISLMLLPRISAARFRQEAAPSARELVALAGEAQG, from the coding sequence TGATCGCACTCCCGTATGCTTTCTCGCCCATCCAGATTTGGATCGGCTCATTCTCTGATCGACATCCATTGCTTGGACTCCGCCGCACGCCGTACACCATCATCGGGCTGCTTCTGTGCGCTGGCGGGTCGGCGCTGTCGCCAACTGCGGCATTTGCCATGGCGGAAAACTTCTGGTTGGGGCTGCCGCTCGGCATCCTGGCATTCGGTGCGTGGGGCATGGGGTTCAACTTTGCGACGGTCTCGTACCTGGCGCTGGCGACGGAACTCTCAGGCGAAGAATATCGTGCGCGCACCGTTGGCGTGATGTGGTTCATGCTGATTGTCGGGGTCATTATTGCAGGCGTCAGCCTCTCGCGCATGCTGCGCGACTATACGCCGGATGCGCTGTTTACGGCGTTTTACGTTGTGTGTGGCGTGGCGCTGCTGATCGGCATCGCTGCCCTGTGGCGACTGGAGGAGCGCGACAGAGCGCCGCGCACCCCCGAGCGACGCAGTTTTGCCCAGATGATCGCAACTGTCGCCGGAACGCCGCAGGCGCGCCTGTTCTTCGTCTATCTGGTGCTGCTGCTGATTGCCATTCTGGGGCAGGACGTGCTGCTCGAACCATTCGCTGCCGACGTATTCGGCGCACCGGTTGAGGTAACGACGCGCTACACGTCGATCTGGGGCATGGCATTGCTGATCGGATTGCTGGTCACAAGTCCAATAGCGCGGCGGCGAGGGAAACCATTCGCAGCCGCCATCGGCGGGTCGCTGGTGGCGCTTGGACTGGCATTGATTGCTGCCAGCGGCTTTCTGAACATACCGGCAATCTTCATTCCCAGCCTGATCATGTTTGGGTTTGGCAGCGGCGTTTCGACGGCTGCCAACCTGTCACTGATGCTCGACATGACGATCCCCGGTCAGATTGGCGCATTCGTGGGAGCATGGGGAGTCGCCAACTCAATGGCGCGGTTGCTGGGTACGGTGCTGAGCGGCGTCACCCGTGACGCATTGACCAACCTGCTCGACAGTCGCATGCTCGGATACGTGGTGGTCTTCTCGTTGCAGGCGGTCGCCATGGTCATATCACTGATGCTGCTGCCGCGGATCAGCGCAGCACGTTTCCGCCAGGAAGCGGCGCCGTCAGCGCGCGAACTCGTGGCGCTCGCGGGAGAAGCGCAGGGGTAG
- a CDS encoding HEPN domain-containing protein, whose amino-acid sequence MRRAESDLKIGRDELVTEDPATDAICFHMQQCAEKYLKAFLIFHGKEIPRTHDIAFLISLCVQIDPEFRQLIEWSAPYLTSYAVEVRYDTVVFPSVEETQRAVNLAERIRDFIRKKLQQGGYILP is encoded by the coding sequence ATACGCAGGGCTGAAAGCGATCTCAAAATCGGCAGGGACGAGTTGGTGACTGAGGATCCCGCCACAGATGCCATTTGTTTCCATATGCAGCAGTGCGCTGAAAAATACCTGAAGGCGTTTCTCATCTTTCACGGAAAAGAAATCCCACGAACCCACGATATCGCGTTCTTAATCAGTCTCTGTGTCCAGATAGATCCCGAGTTCCGGCAGCTCATTGAATGGAGCGCTCCGTACCTGACCTCCTATGCAGTCGAAGTTCGCTACGATACAGTTGTCTTCCCCAGCGTGGAAGAAACGCAGCGTGCTGTGAATCTGGCGGAGCGGATAAGGGATTTCATCCGCAAAAAACTACAGCAAGGGGGTTATATCCTGCCATGA